From one Mya arenaria isolate MELC-2E11 chromosome 4, ASM2691426v1 genomic stretch:
- the LOC128229864 gene encoding uncharacterized protein LOC128229864 yields MAVAKTRSKIQALVETLLKDGYEALVLATNVEEITFLYEGSHRGREFFKETPQLLKFTDFCKGFDESLEKTGANVCEDDTSQHVDPFKQISEDTIKQEVLSSLIADDVDIEEQLSEDTWSENYANDKPDFIEVKVEPEAVLYFDNNTSDVDFENFINGDYSSVEAVNCKVVPEDKLNARNAEFSSKVVDKNTNDCENSLTEEPSPTRVFASSSNDLHSLSSKTSCLRERKDSRHHERIASLNGGNRKGIKRKIDTKTIEVKFNAIMEVERGVKTRAQIARELNINSSTVSTWLKNAVAIKQGFRNFNPKRKLMRTGKWGKLEAELIKWLANAHDQTVNSNVLKMKAVQLAGEMGIHDFAASPGWLDRFNDRVTIRLNKNGANFKEDGTSQHVQEDARKINQNREEKIKQNVTSNLVVNVVEGEEQVPKDTFLENTVKGNMDVHEVKIEPEAVIFMDDNTSDMDFENFINGDYSSVEAVNCKVLPENKLNTRNTESIVMDSSTEEPSPVRCLVSSSKDLNCMNSKKDCLSRKCNIHYDREANLSSDRRSSELRSFLTNSGGKSEVTKRRFNTKTIEVKFNALLEVERGVKTKAQIARELNINSSTLSTWLKNTTAIKEGFRNFSPKRKTMKSGKWDELEAELIKWLANTHDQTVNGNVLKMKAVQLADEMGIHDFAASPGWLDRFKDRNSIRFRLERRDAERVAKKKKTDDV; encoded by the exons ATGGCCGTGGCGAAGACCCGAAGTAAAATTCAAGCATTG GTTGAAACCTTACTAAAAGATGGATACGAAGCTCTTGTTCTGGCAACCAATGTGGAGGAAATCACTTTCCTATACGAGGGCAGCCATCGGGGACGGGAATTTTTCAAGGAAACACCTCAGCTGCTCAAGTTTACTGACTTCTGCAAAG GTTTTGATGAGAGTTTGGAGAAAACAGGAGCAAATGTTTGTGAAGATGATACTTCACAGCACGTCGATCCGTTCAAACAGATTAGTGAAGATACAATAAAGCAAGAGGTTTTAAGTAGTCTGATTGCAGATGATGTAGATATCGAAGAACAGTTGTCTGAAGACACATGGAGTGAAAACTACGCTAATGATAAACCAGACTTCATTGAAGTCAAGGTTGAACCTGAAGCTGtgctttattttgataataatacaaGTGACGTAGACTTTGAGAACTTTATCAATGGAGATTATTCTTCAGTTGAAGCTGTTAATTGTAAAGTTGTGCCTGAAGATAAGCTTAATGCCAGAAACGCTGAATTCAGTTCCAAAGTTGTAGATAAGAATACAAATGATTGTGAGAATAGTTTAACAGAAGAACCTTCTCCGACCAGAGTTTTTGCTTCTTCATCAAATGATTTACACAGTCTGAGTTCAAAGACATCCTGTTTAAGAGAAAGAAAGGACAGCAGACATCATGAACGAATAGCAAGCCTCAATGGAGGAAATCGTAAAGGTATAAAGCGTAAAATAGATACGAAAACTATTGAAGTGAAATTCAATGCCATAATGGAAGTAGAGAGAGGCGTTAAGACCAGAGCCCAAATTGCTCGTGAACTGAACATCAACAGTAGTACTGTGTCTACTTGGCTGAAGAACGCCGTGGCAATAAAGCAAGGTTTTAGAAATTTCAATCCAAAACGGAAACTTATGAGGACTGGGAAATGGGGTAAGCTTGAAGCAGAGTTGATTAAATGGCTCGCTAATGCACATGACCAAACTGTTAATAGTAATGTGCTAaaaatgaaagctgttcaattGGCGGGTGAGATGGGCATACATGATTTTGCTGCATCTCCGGGATGGTTAGACAGGTTTAATGACCGCGTTACCATTCGTTTGAATAAAAACGGAGCGAATTTTAAAGAAGATGGTACTTCACAGCATGTTCAAGAAGATGCAAGAAAGATCAATCAGAATAGAgaagaaaaaataaagcaaaatgttaCAAGTAATCTGGTTGTGAATGTTGTAGAGGGCGAAGAACAGGTGCCTAAAGACACATTCCTGGAAAACACAGTGAAGGGTAATATGGACGTGCATGAAGTGAAAATTGAGCCAGAGGCAGTGATATTTATGGATGATAATACAAGTGACATGGACTTTGAGAACTTTATTAATGGTGACTATTCTTCTGTTGAAGCTGTAAATTGCAAAGTTTTGCCTGAAAATAAGCTTAATACGAGAAACACTGAATCCATAGTTATGGACAGTTCAACAGAAGAACCTTCTCCGGTCAGATGTTTAGTTTCTTCTTCAAAAGATTTAAACTGTATGAATTCAAAGAAAGACTGTTTAAGCAGGAAGTGTAACATACACTATGACCGAGAGGCAAACCTTAGTTCGGATCGTAGGTCTTCAGAACTGCGTTCTTTCTTGACCAATAGCGGAGGTAAAAGTGAAGTTACAAAGCGCAGATTTAATACGAAGACTATTGAAGTAAAATTCAACGCACTACTGGAAGTAGAGAGAGGCGTTAAGACCAAAGCCCAAATAGCTCGTGAACTGAACATCAACAGCAGTACTTTGTCTACCTGGCTGAAGAACACGACGGCTATAAAGGAAGGTTTTAGAAACTTCAGTCCAAAACGGAAAACTATGAAATCCGGGAAATGGGATGAGCTTGAAGCAGAGTTGATTAAATGGCTCGCTAATACACATGACCAAACTGTTAATGGCAACGTGCTAaaaatgaaagctgttcaattGGCGGATGAGATGGGAATACATGATTTTGCTGCATCTCCGGGATGGTTGGACAGGTTTAAAGACCGCAATAGCATTCGATTTAGACTGGAACGCCGGGACGCCGAAAGAGTtgcaaagaagaaaaaaacagatgatGTCTGA
- the LOC128230084 gene encoding zinc finger protein 26-like, with amino-acid sequence MDVNEAKEKIQSLVSALLKDGYEALVLASHVEKHTFLYEGSQQGREFLKQTPQLLKFPDFCTESSETGHDVKGISLLTSVKPGHHLTLDKSSVNDRNNPTEKTDDTSKEETKESEIHEVKDEANLYDDDDTDIENYVDELSGGVETLDKGNEIEDGIRKCQKPSLNVSHNNIKEKRVRGKSKNSKVNTEKAQRKQKSNLIVNHVENDDNTHSAKKNIIRVDFPSGKDGANDEGNITYREVKVELDIPNDDDDDVDEPSVAENGKVLSKGKKRKIKKGRKTTAKKRQIGQVIEKDSRELSLGIDQENDLEEKFGSLDSTIIFRKKAIQECDKRLIDFLEQNLNEKKCVSTDKKKSLNGESIDGFASKIVKFSRDYGMMGEGSKQCDICPCCSIELKSKDEEFCQKHLKSHMDKLRQSVELCKRCHIILPTKWLALHSCICEIPRLTNTVNYGVRDIRDEVAAFTMKLCFGKDDTKNDVATCVECKEEFYNSFSLKYHYLQNHIFVYKHLGSCGMEFTNITDFTYHIRPACVDDESERKCYICKTVFECSEHVAAHVSENHQSLVDRKCEKCGSWFSCLLQLREHYCGKDAWLTEKKRDGFSSVQCRLEECNKWFPSSRLVVIHGRDVHGLKEDLCSLCGISFTDRRNMKTHMEWKHGFADLVPCYVCGQMYRGHTALRAHLNTHNEELNYKCDQCDAAYKSRGSLFKHKEQNHPKDGIRKTFTCKVCLQPFSRKEILKHHIVVKNHVSDEQPMPDVVPCKVCGKLFGHTASLTKHMQRQHSEKKSSCTECGKAFSCNSNLRQHMWTHSGQKPRCEYCKMDFRSHRKLVEHMAQKHDVRMEYSKNDSIFIKGNMLPLNLKTSPNKD; translated from the exons ATGGATGTAAACGAAGCAAAAGAAAAAATTCAATCATTG GTTTCAGCCTTACTGAAAGATGGATACGAAGCTCTGGTTCTGGCTTCTCATGTGGAGAAACACACATTCCTGTATGAGGGAAGCCAACAGGGACGGGAATTCCTCAAACAAACCCCTCAGCTTCTCAAGTTTCCAGATTTCTGCACAG AATCTTCAGAAACGGGACACGATGTGAAAGGAATTTCTCTTTTGACTTCTGTCAAACCTGGACACCATTTAACATTGGATAAAAGTAGTGTGAATGACAGAAATAACCCTACAGAGAAAACAGATGACACCTCAAAAGAAGAAACCAAAGAATCTGAAATTCATGAAGTAAAAGATGAAGCTAAtttgtatgatgatgatgacacagACATTGAGAACTATGTGGATGAACTTTCAGGTGGAGTTGAAACTCTGGACAAAGGCAATGAAATTGAGGATGGTATCAGAAAATGTCAAAAGCCTTCGTTAAATGTAtcacataacaatataaaagaaaaaagagtAAGAGGCAAATCAAAGAATTCTAAAGTTAATACTGAAAAAGCTCAAaggaaacaaaaatcaaatcttATTGTAAATCATGTGGAAAACGACGATAATACTCATAGTGCGAAGAAAAACATTATCCGGGTTGATTTCCCCTCTGGTAAGGATGGTGCAAATGATGAAGGGAATATAACATATAGAGAGGTTAAAGTTGAATTAGATATTccaaatgatgatgatgatgatgtagatGAGCCTTCTGTAGCTGAAAATGGTAAAGTGCTGAGTAAAGgcaagaaaagaaaaattaaaaagggTCGCAAAACAACTGCTAAAAAGAGACAGATAGGCCAAGTTATAGAGAAAGATTCTAGGGAACTCAGTTTAGGTATTGACCAAGAAAATGACCTTGAGGAAAAATTTGGCAGTCTCGACTCAACTATTATCTTTAGAAAAAAGGCTATTCAAGAATGTGATAAGAGGTTGATTGATTTTTTGGAACAAAACCTTAATGAGAAAAAATGTGTCAGCACtgacaagaaaaaaagtttgaatGGTGAAAGTATTGATGGGTTTGCTTCGAAAATAGTGAAATTTTCTAGAGACTATGGCATGATGGGTGAAGGGAGCAAACAGTGTGATATTTGTCCCTGCTGCAGCATTGAATTGAAATCGAAAGATGAAGAGTTTTGTCAAAAGCACTTGAAATCGCACATGGACAAATTAAGGCAATCTGTAGAACTTTGTAAACGGTGCCACATTATTCTGCCAACAAAGTGGCTTGCACTTCATTCTTGTATTTGTGAGATCCCTCGTCTTACAAATACAGTCAATTACGGCGTAAGAGATATCAGAGACGAAGTAGCAGCTTTCACAATGAAGCTTTGTTTTGGCAAAGATGATACGAAAAACGATGTGGCCACTTGTGTTGAATGCAAGGAAGAATTTTACAATTCCTTTTCCCTTAAATACCATTACTTGCAAAATCATATCTTCGTTTACAAACATTTAGGATCTTGTGGTATGGAATTTACCAACATTACCGACTTTACTTACCATATCAGGCCAGCTTGTGTAGATGATGAAAgtgaaagaaaatgttacatatgCAAAACTGTATTTGAATGCAGTGAACACGTTGCAGCACATGTTTCCGAAAACCACCAATCTTTAGTGGacagaaaatgtgaaaaatgtgGATCGTGGTTTTCTTGTTTACTTCAGTTACGCGAGCACTACTGCGGGAAAGACGCATGGTTAACTGAAAAGAAAAGGGATGGTTTCTCCAGTGTTCAATGTCGGCTTGAAGAATGCAATAAGTGGTTTCCGTCTTCAAGACTGGTAGTAATACATGGTAGGGATGTACATGGACTTAAAGAAGACCTTTGCAGTTTGTGCGGCATATCTTTCACCGATCGCAGAAACATGAAAACACATATGGAATGGAAACATGGTTTTGCAGATTTGGTTCCCTGCTATGTTTGTGGTCAGATGTATCGTGGACATACCGCTTTAAGGGCCCACTTGAATACCCATAACGAGgaacttaattataaatgtgaccAGTGCGATGCCGCGTACAAAAGTAGAGGCTCATTATTTAAGCATAAAGAGCAAAATCATCCAAAAGATGGTATAcgcaaaacatttacatgtaaagtgTGCCTGCAACCATTTTCcagaaaagaaatattaaagcaTCACATTGTAGTAAAGAACCATGTTTCTGATGAACAACCAATGCCAGATGTTGTTCCTTGTAAAGTGTGTGGGAAATTATTTGGACACACAGCATCTTTGACAAAACACATGCAGCGACAGCATTCGGAAAAGAAGTCCAGCTGTACAGAGTGCGGTAAAGCGTTCTCGTGTAATAGCAACCTTCGACAGCACATGTGGACACACAGTGGTCAAAAGCCTCGTTGTGAATATTGCAAAATGGATTTCCGAAGCCACAGGAAACTTGTGGAACATATGGCTCAAAAACACGATGTTCGAATGGAGTATTCTAAGAATGATTCTATTTTTATAAAGGGAAATATGCTACCATTAAACTTGAAAACATCTCCCAATAAAGATTGA